In the genome of Porphyrobacter sp. ULC335, one region contains:
- a CDS encoding DUF4336 domain-containing protein, which yields MQAAADRYIPALVFSFAAANGGAMSASPGYRPYEPQLHPVAWDKDIWTVDGAEIVYTSGGVAVPCPTRMTMIRLSDGRLWLHSPVVCAGDLVSACTALGPVAAIIAPNPLHCAHIGDWARMFPEAALFAAPGTDAGKLPRDFGVLASGSEPDWRAEIDLHVFALGHFSEAVFFHRASRTLVVTDMMQNFEASRVRSWFARLVLHAVGATGPNGRPSAEIRLAVRRHRQALREGVAAMIAWQPERIILAHGQCYRKAGVREIERAFDWLG from the coding sequence TTGCAGGCCGCGGCTGACCGGTACATTCCGGCCCTTGTCTTCTCCTTCGCCGCGGCCAACGGTGGCGCGATGAGCGCTTCTCCCGGTTACCGTCCCTATGAGCCGCAATTGCACCCGGTCGCCTGGGACAAGGATATCTGGACGGTTGATGGGGCGGAGATCGTCTATACCTCCGGCGGCGTTGCCGTCCCTTGCCCGACACGGATGACGATGATCCGGCTGAGTGACGGCCGGCTTTGGCTGCATTCGCCGGTGGTCTGCGCAGGGGACCTGGTGTCCGCCTGCACGGCCTTGGGTCCGGTGGCGGCGATTATTGCCCCCAACCCGCTGCATTGCGCCCATATCGGCGACTGGGCGCGGATGTTTCCCGAGGCGGCGCTGTTCGCCGCGCCCGGTACGGATGCCGGAAAGCTCCCGCGCGACTTTGGCGTTCTGGCGTCTGGTAGCGAGCCTGACTGGCGCGCCGAGATCGACCTGCACGTCTTCGCCCTTGGCCATTTTTCCGAAGCCGTCTTTTTCCATCGGGCATCGCGCACGCTGGTGGTGACCGACATGATGCAGAACTTCGAGGCGAGCCGGGTCCGCAGCTGGTTCGCCAGACTGGTCCTGCATGCGGTGGGTGCGACGGGACCGAACGGGCGACCCTCTGCGGAGATTCGCCTTGCGGTGCGGCGTCACCGGCAGGCGCTGCGCGAGGGGGTGGCGGCAATGATCGCCTGGCAGCCCGAGCGGATCATCCTCGCCCACGGACAATGCTATCGCAAAGCGGGTGTGCGCGAGATCGAGCGGGCGTTCGACTGGCTCGGCTGA
- a CDS encoding YbjN domain-containing protein, whose product MSAQTSRSFARLGSFCLMAALLAILPSRAIAGDPAELRTVLAVRPATIAAALADMGHSVAAKPTGEGSYAFEAEGARFTVFLARCEAERCQMVQTRMCMALPEASEARVARWNQTEMYLRASLQADGATCIDDTIYAPERMITFAELRGQVEGVLGFSESAFARLMVD is encoded by the coding sequence ATGTCTGCCCAAACATCGCGCTCCTTCGCCCGGTTAGGTTCCTTCTGCCTGATGGCGGCTTTGCTGGCGATATTGCCGTCCCGCGCCATCGCAGGTGATCCCGCTGAGTTGCGCACGGTTCTTGCTGTGCGCCCGGCGACGATTGCGGCGGCCCTCGCCGATATGGGGCATTCCGTCGCGGCGAAGCCAACCGGGGAAGGCAGCTATGCCTTCGAGGCCGAGGGCGCTCGCTTTACAGTGTTTCTCGCCCGGTGCGAGGCAGAGCGCTGCCAGATGGTGCAGACGCGGATGTGCATGGCGCTGCCCGAGGCATCCGAAGCGCGCGTCGCCCGCTGGAACCAGACGGAGATGTATTTGCGCGCCTCGCTTCAGGCCGATGGGGCAACGTGCATCGATGATACCATCTACGCACCGGAAAGGATGATCACTTTTGCAGAACTGCGCGGGCAAGTCGAAGGGGTGCTGGGCTTCAGCGAGTCCGCGTTTGCCCGGCTGATGGTGGATTGA